One genomic window of Gossypium hirsutum isolate 1008001.06 chromosome D11, Gossypium_hirsutum_v2.1, whole genome shotgun sequence includes the following:
- the LOC107924466 gene encoding mitochondrial adenine nucleotide transporter ADNT1 — protein sequence MASEDVKTSESAVSTIVNLAEEAKLAREGVKAPSYAILSICKSLAAGGVAGGVSRTAVAPLERLKILLQVQNPHSIKYNGTIQGLKYIWRTEGFRGLFKGNGTNCARIVPNSAVKFFSYEQASKGILYLHQRQTGNEDAQLTPLLRLGAGACAGIIAMSATYPMDMVRGRITVQTESSPYQYRGMFHALSTVLREEGPRALYKGWLPSVIGVIPYVGLNFSVYESLKDWLIKSRPFGLVEDSELSVTTRLACGAAAGTVGQTVAYPLDVIRRRMQMVGWKDAASVVSGDGRNKASLEYTGMIDAFRKTVRHEGFGALYKGLVPNSVKVVPSIAIAFVSYEVVKDILGVEIRISD from the exons ATGGCTTCAGAGGATGTGAAGACTAGCGAATCGGCGGTGTCCACGATCGTGAATCTGGCCGAGGAAGCAAAGCTCGCGAGAGAGGGTGTTAAGGCCCCTAGCTATGCTATTCTTAGTATCTGCAAGTCTCTCGCGGCTGGCGGCGTCGCCGGTGGAGT GTCACGAACTGCTGTTGCTCCTTTGGAACGTTTAAAAATCTTACttcag GTTCAAAATCCACATAGTATTAAATACAATGGAACAATTCAAGGCTTGAAGTACATTTGGAGAACAGAAGGTTTTCGCGGATTATTCAAAGGCAATGGTACTAATTGTGCACGCATTGTTCCAAACTCGGCGGTCAAGTTCTTCAGCTACGAGCAAGCTTCAAA GGGAATCCTATATCTGCATCAACGGCAAACTGGCAATG AAGATGCTCAACTCACTCCTCTTTTACGCCTTGGAGCTGGAGCATGTGCTGGAATAATTGCCATGTCTGCAACTTACCCTATGGACATGGTACGAGGCAGGATCACCGTACAG ACAGAGAGTTCTCCTTATCAGTATAGAGGAATGTTCCATGCTCTATCCACTGTGTTGCGGGAAGAAGGTCCACGAGCATTGTATAAGGGTTGGCTTCCTTCAGTCATTGGAGTT ATACCATACGTGGGTCTGAACTTTTCTGTGTATGAATCTCTAAAAGATTGGTTAATCAAAAGTAGACCATTTGGATTGGTTGAAGACTCTGAGTTGAGTGTGACGACCAGGCTTGCTTGTGGTGCTGCTGCTGGAACTGTAGGCCAAACTGTTGCTTACCCTCTTGATGTGATTCGCAGAAGAATGCAAATGGTAGGATGGAAAGATGCAGCGTCAGTTGTATCTGGTGATGGGAGGAACAAGGCCTCTCTTGAATATACTGGCATGATTGATGCTTTCAGGAAAACTGTTAGGCATGAAGGCTTTGGAGCATTGTACAAGGGTCTGGTCCCTAATTCCGTGAAG